A portion of the Staphylococcus felis genome contains these proteins:
- the nhaC gene encoding Na+/H+ antiporter NhaC, translated as MIGTMLYTVVKLQQAPHIPLLIGTSVAIIITLCHGYKWDEVEEMMYKGIRHALPAVVIIMLVGLIIGAWIGSGVVAAMIYYGLKLISPTYFLSVVVIICGIVALAIGSSWSTMATVGVASMGIGISMGLSPGMVAGAVISGAYFGDKMSPLSDTTNLASGLTNVDLFEHIRHMFFTTIPGLIISLIVFFILGQMYGSDHLNQSRIDSIMNAIDQSFIITPWLLLVPLIVIVIVALKVPAIPAIVIGIVLGFLTQIFFQGDTLLEAVKALQTGYKLESGNKIIDKLFNRGGLESMFYTISLTLVAMTFGGLLEYSGMLKAMINIVLRVAKNTGSLIASVIVSCIGTNVTCSEQYISIIVPARMYVSTFIDHDLHPKNLSRALEDGGTLTSVFVPWNTCGVFIASTLSVSVSQYAPFAILNFVVPIISLIYGYTGFKVIKLSQSEKQYFKQQEALD; from the coding sequence ATGATAGGAACAATGTTATATACTGTTGTAAAACTTCAACAAGCGCCACATATTCCATTACTAATCGGAACTTCAGTGGCAATTATTATTACATTATGTCATGGATATAAATGGGATGAAGTAGAAGAAATGATGTACAAAGGTATACGACATGCGTTACCTGCTGTCGTTATTATCATGCTTGTGGGATTAATCATAGGTGCATGGATTGGAAGTGGTGTCGTTGCCGCTATGATTTATTATGGGCTAAAACTCATATCGCCTACATACTTTTTGTCAGTGGTTGTCATTATTTGTGGTATCGTTGCCTTAGCAATTGGTAGTAGTTGGTCCACGATGGCTACAGTCGGTGTAGCATCAATGGGAATCGGGATAAGTATGGGGCTATCTCCAGGTATGGTTGCAGGAGCAGTTATTTCAGGTGCTTATTTTGGCGATAAAATGAGTCCATTATCGGATACGACCAATTTGGCATCTGGGTTAACGAATGTTGATTTGTTTGAACATATACGACATATGTTCTTCACAACGATCCCAGGTCTTATAATTAGTTTAATTGTATTTTTTATTTTAGGCCAAATGTATGGAAGTGATCATTTAAACCAATCCAGAATTGACTCGATTATGAATGCGATTGATCAATCATTTATCATAACACCTTGGCTCTTACTCGTGCCTCTGATTGTCATTGTCATTGTGGCATTAAAAGTGCCAGCTATACCAGCGATAGTCATTGGAATTGTACTGGGATTTTTAACACAAATTTTCTTTCAAGGTGATACATTGTTAGAGGCTGTTAAAGCACTACAAACGGGATATAAGTTGGAATCTGGTAATAAAATTATTGATAAACTTTTTAACCGAGGTGGATTAGAGTCAATGTTTTATACCATTTCATTAACTTTAGTGGCCATGACTTTTGGTGGTTTACTGGAATATTCAGGTATGCTTAAAGCCATGATTAATATTGTGTTAAGAGTAGCTAAAAATACAGGATCGTTGATAGCCTCTGTCATTGTTTCATGTATAGGGACAAATGTTACATGTTCTGAACAATATATTTCTATTATTGTACCGGCACGTATGTATGTTTCAACTTTTATTGATCATGATTTACACCCTAAAAATTTATCAAGAGCATTGGAAGATGGCGGTACTTTAACCTCTGTGTTTGTGCCGTGGAATACGTGTGGTGTTTTTATTGCCTCAACATTAAGTGTGTCTGTCAGTCAATATGCACCATTTGCTATACTGAACTTTGTTGTACCTATTATTTCACTTATTTATGGTTATACAGGATTTAAGGTTATCAAACTATCACAATCAGAAAAGCAATATTTCAAACAGCAAGAAGCATTAGATTAA
- a CDS encoding DoxX family protein, with amino-acid sequence MKLRLRRVLGIAFLMIGVLHFIKERQFRNIVPHYLPLRKTAVLVTGICEMVIGINLFIKRPSYQLKHWIIAFLWSVLPANIYMARKGLPLGDKQLSKPVLYARLPMQFVLMYVIRKL; translated from the coding sequence ATGAAATTGCGATTAAGACGAGTTTTAGGCATTGCCTTTTTGATGATTGGTGTTTTACACTTCATTAAGGAGCGTCAATTTCGAAATATCGTCCCGCATTACTTACCGCTTCGTAAAACAGCGGTATTAGTGACTGGTATTTGTGAAATGGTAATTGGAATAAACCTGTTTATAAAGCGACCTTCTTATCAACTTAAGCATTGGATTATTGCCTTTTTGTGGTCTGTTTTACCGGCTAATATATATATGGCTCGAAAAGGGCTTCCATTAGGAGATAAACAATTATCCAAACCTGTTCTATATGCGAGATTACCGATGCAATTCGTATTGATGTATGTAATACGCAAACTATAA
- a CDS encoding EVE domain-containing protein, translated as MSLETNYFWLNCGYNRWNHNEPLVGQTTVFESGAQFNPTQGFRAFKNAQVGDKVIFYQVQTDAGLLGWGEITSVMTGAQNKIHVQFKFNQTFKPLTTDYLKRSETLEFRMNNMKETLFNKISYEEFELIKGLGSGEVNIPRYFFMSETETFEPGETYTIFTHTINGIKRNGYHHYTQLEVGDQIVIYNKNTNQSVIGRAEVAHHIHTLPPQPGRTNSTAIKMKYIEDINPVSLMTLNKHTKLKNLYFLQENAKQAIASLTPTQYDAIMEMSQNGGMKEQFESITNDSSEQSSDDIKPFILLLVQEKEEGLKAAESLVEKANASSVITTGHPDFSEEMLYGRYLPNEAGALYYREGFITDLMPKSERQFLVIDQFNRIDADIFQAYINVLEGYEVTLPRYNKDGSMIKWSREKDSFYRFNPNWRIVGVTYLTPLEVKEKYSNQFLKYARIIQVKH; from the coding sequence ATGTCGTTAGAAACAAATTATTTTTGGTTGAACTGTGGTTACAATAGATGGAATCACAATGAACCATTAGTTGGTCAAACTACTGTATTTGAGTCGGGGGCACAGTTCAATCCTACACAAGGGTTTCGTGCCTTCAAAAATGCGCAAGTTGGTGATAAGGTCATCTTTTACCAAGTACAAACAGATGCAGGACTGTTAGGATGGGGCGAAATCACGAGTGTAATGACTGGTGCACAAAATAAAATTCACGTCCAATTCAAATTCAACCAAACATTTAAACCATTAACAACAGATTATTTAAAGCGTAGTGAAACATTAGAATTTCGTATGAATAATATGAAAGAAACATTATTCAACAAAATATCTTATGAGGAATTTGAATTGATAAAAGGATTAGGAAGTGGTGAAGTAAATATACCACGATACTTCTTTATGTCTGAAACAGAAACATTCGAACCTGGGGAGACGTACACTATTTTTACCCATACGATTAATGGTATAAAGCGGAATGGGTATCACCACTATACACAACTTGAAGTGGGAGACCAAATTGTTATTTATAATAAAAATACAAATCAGTCTGTGATTGGACGCGCCGAAGTGGCACATCATATTCATACGTTGCCGCCACAACCTGGACGTACAAATAGTACAGCGATAAAAATGAAGTATATTGAAGACATTAATCCTGTTTCATTGATGACCTTGAATAAACATACGAAACTTAAAAATTTATACTTTCTACAAGAAAATGCTAAACAAGCTATCGCTAGCCTTACACCCACTCAATATGATGCGATTATGGAAATGAGTCAAAATGGTGGTATGAAAGAACAATTTGAGTCAATTACTAATGATAGTTCAGAACAATCATCAGATGATATTAAACCCTTTATTTTATTATTGGTACAAGAAAAAGAAGAGGGACTTAAAGCGGCAGAATCATTAGTTGAGAAAGCTAATGCCTCATCAGTGATTACGACAGGTCATCCTGATTTTTCAGAGGAGATGTTATACGGTCGATATTTACCGAATGAAGCAGGTGCACTCTACTATAGAGAAGGCTTTATCACAGATTTAATGCCGAAAAGTGAGCGTCAGTTTTTAGTTATTGATCAATTTAATCGGATTGATGCAGATATTTTTCAAGCCTATATTAATGTGCTTGAAGGATACGAGGTCACATTACCACGCTATAATAAAGATGGTAGTATGATCAAATGGAGTCGTGAAAAAGATTCGTTCTATCGATTCAATCCTAATTGGCGCATCGTTGGTGTGACTTATTTAACACCGCTTGAAGTAAAAGAAAAATATTCAAATCAATTTTTAAAATATGCACGTATCATCCAAGTAAAGCACTGA
- a CDS encoding thiol-disulfide oxidoreductase DCC family protein, giving the protein MPIIYYDDRCVYCYNYAIWLIRNGLPRNYEFVPLKSKPGTYLKQHYPEVQSYNSVVLQEGEHLSFESTAIIKLISTLNGYRWLAGLVWLVPKPIRNTGYRLFANNRDKMWHATWAKPTAYEKTFFIDSNEES; this is encoded by the coding sequence ATGCCAATTATATATTATGATGATCGATGTGTATATTGCTATAATTATGCGATTTGGCTCATTCGCAATGGATTACCGAGAAATTATGAATTTGTACCACTTAAGAGTAAACCTGGTACGTACTTAAAGCAACATTATCCAGAAGTTCAATCCTATAATAGTGTGGTACTGCAAGAGGGTGAACATTTATCCTTTGAATCTACAGCAATTATTAAATTAATAAGTACGTTGAATGGTTATAGATGGCTAGCAGGATTAGTTTGGCTAGTACCAAAGCCTATTCGTAATACAGGTTACCGGCTGTTTGCTAACAATCGTGATAAAATGTGGCATGCGACATGGGCAAAACCGACAGCATATGAAAAAACATTTTTTATTGACTCAAACGAGGAGTCTTAG
- a CDS encoding pyrimidine-nucleoside phosphorylase: protein MRMVDIISKKRDGGELSQEEIKFVVDGYTKGDIPDYQMSSLAMAIFFQDMSDEERAALTMAMVESGDQIDLSNINGIKVDKHSTGGVGDTTTLVLAPLVAALDIPVAKMSGRGLGHTGGTIDKLEAVDGFHVEISEEEFVRLVNENHIAVIGQTGNLTPADKKIYALRDVTGTVNSIPLIASSIMSKKIAAGADAIVLDVKTGNGAFMKTVEEAEALAEAMVKIGNQVGRKTMAIISDMSQPLGNAIGNALELREAIDTLKGEGPEDLTELVLSLGAQMVVLAQKADTLEDARAMLQSVIDNGQALEKFKTFLANQGGDASIVDEPSKLPSAEYQYELPAKKSGVVSDMVANEIGIASMMLGAGRQTKEDEIDLAVGLVLHKKVGDAVEAGESLLTIYANQNDVEQVKQKLYENITISETADSPQLIYKVITK, encoded by the coding sequence ATGAGAATGGTAGATATCATATCAAAAAAACGTGATGGTGGCGAACTATCGCAAGAAGAAATTAAATTTGTAGTTGACGGATATACTAAAGGAGATATTCCAGATTATCAAATGTCTAGTTTAGCGATGGCGATATTTTTCCAAGATATGTCAGATGAAGAGCGTGCGGCTTTAACAATGGCTATGGTTGAGTCTGGTGATCAGATTGATTTGTCTAACATTAATGGTATCAAAGTCGATAAGCATTCTACAGGTGGCGTGGGTGATACGACAACACTTGTTTTAGCACCTTTAGTAGCGGCACTTGATATTCCGGTAGCTAAGATGAGTGGTCGAGGGTTAGGCCATACTGGTGGAACAATTGATAAGCTTGAGGCAGTTGATGGTTTTCATGTAGAGATTTCTGAAGAGGAATTCGTTCGGCTAGTCAATGAAAACCATATTGCAGTAATTGGTCAAACGGGTAACTTAACTCCAGCTGACAAGAAAATCTATGCGTTACGTGATGTGACAGGTACAGTTAATTCTATTCCTCTGATTGCATCTTCAATTATGAGTAAAAAAATTGCAGCAGGTGCAGATGCTATCGTGCTCGACGTTAAAACAGGAAATGGTGCATTTATGAAAACAGTTGAAGAAGCAGAAGCTTTGGCAGAAGCAATGGTAAAAATTGGAAATCAAGTTGGCCGTAAAACGATGGCGATTATTTCAGATATGAGTCAGCCACTAGGCAATGCAATCGGTAATGCACTCGAACTGAGAGAAGCTATTGACACCTTAAAAGGAGAAGGGCCTGAAGATTTAACAGAATTAGTACTGTCATTAGGTGCACAAATGGTTGTATTAGCCCAAAAAGCAGACACATTAGAAGACGCTCGTGCAATGTTACAAAGTGTTATCGATAATGGTCAAGCTCTTGAGAAATTTAAAACATTTTTAGCTAATCAAGGTGGGGATGCTTCGATTGTTGATGAGCCATCGAAATTGCCATCTGCTGAATATCAGTATGAATTGCCGGCTAAAAAATCAGGCGTAGTTTCAGATATGGTTGCGAATGAAATAGGTATTGCGTCTATGATGTTAGGCGCAGGACGTCAAACAAAAGAGGATGAAATTGATTTAGCTGTTGGACTTGTATTGCATAAAAAAGTAGGCGATGCTGTTGAAGCGGGTGAATCGTTATTAACGATATATGCCAACCAAAATGACGTTGAACAAGTCAAACAAAAATTATATGAAAACATTACGATTTCAGAAACTGCCGATTCACCACAATTGATTTATAAAGTTATTACGAAATAA
- the manA gene encoding mannose-6-phosphate isomerase, class I, whose product MPLMLEPVFKERIWGGTNLAAYNYHLPSEHIGEVWGISAHQNGANRIKNGPYANMTLDEVWTSQPKLFGEFPTHKFPLLTKLLDATEKLSVQVHPDDTYAYEHENGEYGKTECWYILDAKEDAEIIYGTTARSKEELDYKLDHKHFDTLFRRIKVKKGDFFFLPSGTVHGIGDGIIILETQQSSDTNYRIYDYDRKDKLGKHRPLHIEKSKDVINIGDESPNVLPHTEIIENHKCTTFVKNHFFTVVKWEIKGTLNYMKPREFILVSVIDGHGQVITDGEIHHIQKGSHFILTAEDLDNVFEGEMNLIISYV is encoded by the coding sequence GTGCCACTAATGTTAGAACCTGTCTTCAAAGAGAGAATCTGGGGCGGTACCAATTTAGCAGCATATAATTATCATTTACCAAGTGAACATATTGGAGAAGTATGGGGAATATCTGCACATCAAAATGGTGCGAATCGTATCAAAAATGGTCCATATGCGAATATGACCCTTGATGAAGTTTGGACATCTCAGCCAAAGTTATTTGGTGAATTTCCGACCCATAAGTTTCCATTACTGACAAAACTATTAGACGCTACTGAAAAACTATCTGTTCAAGTACACCCGGACGATACATATGCGTACGAGCATGAAAATGGGGAATATGGCAAAACAGAATGTTGGTACATTTTAGATGCTAAAGAAGATGCAGAAATCATATATGGGACGACAGCTCGTTCTAAAGAAGAGCTTGATTACAAGCTAGATCATAAACATTTTGATACCTTATTTAGACGTATCAAAGTTAAAAAAGGTGATTTCTTTTTTCTACCATCTGGAACAGTGCATGGTATAGGTGACGGTATTATAATTTTGGAGACACAACAATCTTCGGATACGAACTATCGAATTTATGATTATGATCGTAAAGATAAATTAGGAAAACATAGACCCTTACATATCGAAAAAAGTAAAGATGTTATTAATATTGGTGACGAAAGTCCTAATGTCTTGCCACATACTGAGATTATTGAAAATCACAAATGTACAACTTTTGTTAAAAATCACTTCTTTACAGTTGTAAAATGGGAAATTAAAGGAACCTTAAATTATATGAAACCGAGAGAGTTCATTTTAGTTTCTGTCATAGATGGTCACGGCCAAGTTATTACAGATGGAGAGATACATCATATCCAAAAAGGAAGTCATTTTATTTTAACTGCTGAAGACTTAGACAATGTTTTTGAGGGTGAAATGAACTTAATCATTAGCTATGTTTAA
- a CDS encoding FadR/GntR family transcriptional regulator produces MKISNQKIYEQIADILIEKIESGELNTGDKLPSIQKLAEEYGVRNASIREALNALRMIGLVEIKHGFGTFIKSQHPQLFDYSSQTLTKKRVQEILELREVVEVSTAQFASMRRTYQDIQTMEEALCEMEKAIKAGESGEEADLKFHLAIAKASRNQLLYELLNNIADLIQQTMKGTRKIYIYSRQKTMKKLLDEHVQILDAIKAQDEIEATSTMTIHLAEIRQTLVDNFIVEK; encoded by the coding sequence ATGAAAATTTCAAATCAAAAGATATATGAACAAATTGCTGATATTCTGATAGAAAAAATTGAATCTGGAGAATTAAATACGGGTGATAAATTGCCATCTATCCAAAAATTGGCTGAGGAATATGGTGTGAGAAATGCATCAATTCGAGAAGCCCTCAATGCACTTAGAATGATTGGATTAGTGGAGATTAAGCATGGTTTTGGAACGTTTATTAAGTCACAGCATCCTCAATTGTTTGACTATTCTTCTCAAACACTTACAAAAAAGCGTGTTCAAGAAATATTAGAGCTTAGAGAAGTTGTGGAAGTTTCAACAGCTCAATTTGCATCCATGAGGAGGACTTATCAAGATATCCAAACGATGGAAGAAGCTCTATGCGAAATGGAAAAGGCGATAAAAGCAGGTGAATCAGGTGAAGAGGCAGATTTGAAATTTCACCTAGCAATTGCAAAAGCATCGCGTAATCAATTACTTTATGAACTGCTTAATAATATTGCGGATTTAATTCAACAGACGATGAAAGGCACACGAAAAATCTATATATACAGTCGTCAAAAAACGATGAAAAAATTATTAGATGAACACGTTCAGATATTAGATGCGATAAAAGCGCAAGATGAAATAGAAGCAACTTCAACAATGACAATACATTTAGCAGAAATTAGACAAACGTTAGTGGATAATTTTATTGTGGAAAAGTAG
- the deoD gene encoding purine-nucleoside phosphorylase → MTQGTPHIQPNGTKIAKTVLMPGDPLRAKFIADNFLENVEQFNEVRNMFGYTGTYKGKEVSVMGSGMGIPSIGIYSYELYNFFDVDTIIRIGSCGAMQEDVNLYDIIIAQGASTNSNYVDQFQIPGHFAPLADFDLVVKAKAKSDEIGARTHVGNILSSDTFYNANPDFNQKWIDMGILGVEMESAGLYLNATKAGKKALGIFTVSDHLLRDEATTAEERQNSFTQMMEVALEIAE, encoded by the coding sequence ATGACTCAAGGTACACCACATATCCAACCTAATGGAACAAAAATTGCAAAAACAGTATTGATGCCTGGAGATCCGCTTCGTGCTAAATTTATTGCAGATAACTTTTTAGAAAATGTTGAACAATTTAACGAAGTCCGTAATATGTTTGGCTATACTGGTACATATAAAGGCAAAGAAGTATCTGTTATGGGTTCAGGTATGGGAATTCCGAGTATCGGTATTTACTCATATGAACTTTATAACTTCTTTGATGTTGATACCATTATTCGTATCGGTTCATGTGGGGCAATGCAAGAAGATGTTAACTTGTACGACATTATTATTGCTCAAGGTGCCTCAACAAACTCAAATTATGTGGATCAATTCCAAATTCCAGGACATTTTGCACCATTAGCTGACTTCGATTTAGTCGTTAAAGCTAAAGCAAAATCTGACGAAATTGGCGCACGTACACATGTCGGTAATATCCTATCGTCAGATACGTTTTATAATGCAAATCCTGACTTTAATCAAAAATGGATTGATATGGGCATATTAGGTGTTGAGATGGAGTCAGCAGGTTTATACTTAAATGCAACAAAAGCTGGTAAAAAAGCGCTCGGTATTTTTACTGTCAGCGATCATTTACTACGTGATGAAGCCACAACTGCTGAAGAAAGACAAAATTCGTTTACACAAATGATGGAAGTGGCATTAGAAATCGCTGAATAA